The following proteins are encoded in a genomic region of Polynucleobacter paludilacus:
- the secA gene encoding preprotein translocase subunit SecA, whose translation MVIGLLKTLVGSRNDRLLKQYRKVVAKVGAFEPAMQSLDDATLQAKTAEFKARLSAGESIDDIAAEAFAVVREASARIMKMRHFDSQLMGGLALHQGKIAEMGTGEGKTLTATLPVYLNALTGKGVHVVTVNDYLAQRDAEWMSKLYSFLGMTVGVNLSQMDHESKKKAYASDITYGTNNEFGFDYLRDNMVQDLDQKVQRGLAYAIVDEVDSILIDEARTPLIISGQAEDHTDLYIKINALPARLERQIGEEKADGTGVEVPGDYWVDEKSHQVYLTEQGHDKAEVILVELGALTDGDSLYAPQNISLMHHVYAALRAHSLYHRDQQYVVQNNEVIIVDEFTGRLMQGRRWGEGLHQAVEAKEGVQIQNENQTLATITFQNYFRMYGKLAGMTGTADTEAYEFKEIYNLETVVIPPNRISQRKDRQDQIFKSSRERYDAVVKDILDCYERQQPVLVGTTSIENSELIAQLLTQKKLPHQVLNAKQHAREAEIIAQAGRPKMITIATNMAGRGTDIVLGGNVEKQSALINEDTSLSAQEKASKIQKLQDEWQSLHDLVLNAGGLHIIGTERHESRRIDNQLRGRSGRQGDPGSSRFYLSLDDPLLRIFAGDRLRAVMERLKMPDGEPIEAGMVTRSIESAQRKVEGRNFDIRKQLLEYDDVANDQRKETYRLRNEVLESGDIGELIANLREDVVREICATYVPPQSMEEQWDLPALENVLASEWGLSLDLQKWVEAAETVEEEEIVERVLLAAQEAYDAKVTLSGRPSFAGFERSVLLYSLDTHWREHLAALDHLRQGINLRGYAQKDPKQEYRREAFELYGELLNVIKGDVVKNIMTVEIRSASELDKASESMNDDLAKLSDLQYQHADPDLEVAGSTGDRGAAIEIIPAPVRTGPKIGRNDPCSCGSGKKYKNCHGALS comes from the coding sequence ATGGTAATCGGTCTTCTTAAAACCCTGGTCGGCAGTCGTAACGACCGCCTCTTAAAACAGTACCGCAAAGTCGTTGCTAAGGTTGGTGCATTTGAGCCAGCGATGCAGTCTTTGGATGATGCTACGCTTCAGGCTAAAACTGCTGAATTCAAAGCACGCTTAAGTGCTGGCGAGTCAATTGACGATATCGCAGCAGAGGCTTTTGCAGTCGTTCGCGAAGCCAGCGCACGCATTATGAAAATGCGTCACTTTGATTCTCAATTGATGGGTGGCCTTGCTTTGCATCAAGGCAAGATCGCGGAGATGGGAACGGGTGAGGGTAAGACTCTCACTGCAACTCTGCCAGTCTATCTCAATGCATTAACGGGTAAGGGCGTACATGTCGTGACCGTGAATGATTACTTGGCACAACGTGATGCTGAGTGGATGTCGAAGCTTTACAGCTTCCTGGGCATGACCGTTGGCGTGAACTTATCTCAGATGGATCATGAGTCTAAGAAAAAAGCGTATGCATCCGACATTACCTACGGCACAAATAATGAGTTTGGTTTTGACTATCTGCGCGACAACATGGTTCAGGACCTGGATCAAAAAGTGCAACGTGGCTTAGCTTATGCGATCGTGGACGAGGTTGATTCGATCTTAATTGATGAGGCCAGAACGCCTTTGATCATTTCTGGGCAGGCGGAAGACCATACTGATTTATATATCAAGATCAATGCCCTGCCAGCCCGCTTAGAGCGCCAGATTGGTGAAGAAAAGGCAGACGGTACTGGTGTGGAAGTACCCGGCGATTACTGGGTTGATGAAAAGTCGCACCAGGTATATCTCACTGAGCAGGGTCACGATAAAGCTGAAGTTATCTTGGTCGAGCTAGGAGCGCTCACAGACGGTGACTCCTTATATGCGCCACAAAATATTAGCTTGATGCATCACGTCTATGCGGCATTACGGGCGCACTCTCTTTATCATCGAGATCAACAGTACGTTGTCCAAAATAATGAAGTCATCATCGTTGATGAATTTACGGGTCGACTCATGCAGGGTCGACGTTGGGGTGAGGGCTTGCATCAAGCAGTTGAGGCTAAAGAAGGCGTTCAGATTCAGAATGAGAATCAAACTCTAGCTACCATTACTTTCCAAAATTATTTCCGAATGTACGGCAAGTTAGCAGGTATGACAGGAACCGCTGACACTGAAGCCTACGAGTTCAAAGAAATCTACAACTTGGAAACCGTTGTGATTCCGCCCAATCGGATTAGTCAACGTAAAGATCGTCAAGATCAGATCTTTAAATCTTCACGCGAGCGCTACGATGCCGTGGTTAAAGACATTCTGGATTGCTATGAGCGTCAACAGCCGGTATTAGTTGGTACTACCTCAATTGAGAACTCTGAACTCATTGCGCAATTGCTGACTCAGAAGAAGTTACCGCATCAAGTCTTGAATGCGAAGCAACACGCTCGAGAAGCTGAAATTATTGCCCAAGCTGGTAGACCAAAGATGATTACGATTGCGACCAATATGGCTGGTCGAGGTACCGACATCGTCTTGGGTGGCAATGTCGAGAAACAATCTGCTCTCATCAATGAAGACACCTCACTATCTGCCCAAGAAAAAGCGAGCAAGATTCAGAAGCTCCAAGACGAGTGGCAAAGTCTGCACGACTTAGTCCTGAATGCCGGTGGCTTGCACATCATTGGTACAGAGCGTCATGAAAGTCGCCGCATTGATAATCAACTGCGTGGACGTTCAGGACGTCAGGGTGATCCAGGTTCATCCCGTTTTTATCTATCTTTAGATGATCCATTGCTCCGTATTTTTGCAGGTGACCGTCTTCGTGCAGTGATGGAGCGTCTTAAGATGCCTGATGGCGAACCGATTGAGGCTGGCATGGTCACGCGTTCGATTGAATCTGCTCAGCGTAAGGTAGAGGGTCGAAACTTTGATATTCGCAAGCAATTGCTTGAATATGATGATGTGGCAAATGATCAGCGTAAAGAAACTTACCGTCTGCGCAATGAAGTACTTGAGAGTGGTGATATTGGTGAGCTCATTGCTAATTTACGTGAAGATGTGGTTCGTGAGATCTGTGCCACCTATGTCCCACCACAATCGATGGAAGAGCAGTGGGATTTGCCTGCCCTTGAGAATGTTTTAGCAAGTGAATGGGGTTTAAGTCTCGATTTACAAAAATGGGTTGAAGCGGCCGAGACGGTTGAAGAGGAAGAAATTGTTGAGCGGGTGCTACTAGCTGCTCAAGAAGCCTACGACGCTAAGGTTACCTTATCTGGCCGCCCTTCTTTTGCAGGTTTTGAGCGCTCAGTATTGCTCTACAGTTTAGATACGCACTGGCGTGAACATCTCGCCGCATTGGATCATTTGCGTCAAGGAATTAATCTACGCGGATATGCTCAAAAAGATCCTAAACAAGAATATCGTCGCGAAGCCTTTGAGCTCTATGGCGAGTTGCTTAACGTGATTAAGGGTGACGTCGTCAAAAATATTATGACGGTGGAAATACGAAGCGCTAGCGAGTTAGATAAAGCCTCTGAATCCATGAATGATGATTTGGCCAAGCTTTCTGATTTGCAGTATCAGCATGCTGATCCCGATCTGGAGGTAGCAGGTTCAACTGGCGATCGGGGAGCTGCAATTGAAATCATTCCTGCCCCAGTGAGAACTGGACCCAAGATCGGCCGTAATGACCCCTGCAGTTGCGGCAGTGGTAAGAAATATAAGAATTGCCACGGCGCCTTAAGTTAA
- the argJ gene encoding bifunctional glutamate N-acetyltransferase/amino-acid acetyltransferase ArgJ, whose translation MTVNLPLPLRSELQPVKGFQMGIAEAGIKRANRKDLLVMTLTPGSQVAGVFTLNRFCAAPVQICREHLARHGGAGDIRALVVNTGNANAGTGESGMKHAQETCVALAKDLQLKPEQILPFSTGVILEPLPIEKIISALPKAISNLGEDHWFDAAEAIMTTDTQPKAASLTLTTSAGSATLTGICKGAGMIHPNMATMLGFIATDAGFAPGLLTTLTKEVADHSFNAITIDGDTSTNDSFIIMATGQSGIQIASAQDPNYGLLKDGLIALARQLAQMIVRDGEGATKFITIEVLGGKTEQECKMVAEAVAHSPLVKTAFFASDPNLGRILAAIGYAGITDLDVGRVQMWLGDVWVAKDGGRNPAYQEADGQRVMKESEITVKIDLGRGSAAQTMWTCDLSHDYVSINADYRS comes from the coding sequence ATGACCGTAAACCTACCGCTACCTCTCAGAAGTGAACTGCAGCCAGTCAAAGGCTTTCAGATGGGCATTGCAGAAGCAGGCATCAAGAGGGCAAATCGTAAAGATTTGCTTGTCATGACCTTGACGCCTGGCTCTCAGGTTGCAGGGGTGTTTACCTTGAACCGCTTCTGTGCAGCACCTGTACAAATTTGTCGAGAGCATCTGGCTCGTCATGGAGGTGCTGGAGATATTCGTGCCTTGGTAGTGAACACAGGTAATGCCAATGCTGGTACGGGCGAGAGTGGCATGAAGCATGCTCAGGAAACTTGCGTCGCTTTAGCAAAAGACTTGCAATTAAAGCCCGAACAAATACTGCCTTTCTCGACAGGTGTCATTTTGGAGCCTCTGCCGATTGAAAAAATCATCTCCGCCTTGCCTAAGGCAATTTCCAACTTAGGTGAGGATCACTGGTTTGATGCCGCAGAAGCGATCATGACTACAGATACTCAGCCCAAGGCTGCCTCACTTACCTTAACAACATCTGCTGGAAGTGCCACGCTTACGGGTATTTGTAAGGGTGCCGGGATGATTCATCCTAATATGGCAACGATGCTAGGATTTATTGCGACTGATGCTGGATTTGCTCCAGGTTTGTTGACCACGCTCACTAAAGAAGTGGCTGATCATTCGTTTAATGCTATTACGATTGATGGCGATACCTCAACCAATGATTCATTCATCATCATGGCCACTGGGCAATCAGGGATTCAGATTGCATCGGCACAAGACCCTAACTACGGCTTGCTAAAGGATGGGTTAATCGCCTTAGCTAGGCAATTGGCGCAAATGATTGTGCGCGATGGTGAGGGCGCTACTAAATTTATTACGATTGAAGTATTGGGCGGCAAGACTGAGCAAGAATGCAAAATGGTGGCTGAGGCTGTTGCCCACTCTCCTTTGGTGAAGACAGCTTTCTTTGCGAGTGACCCCAATTTAGGCCGTATCTTGGCAGCAATTGGTTATGCTGGCATTACCGACTTAGATGTTGGCCGAGTGCAGATGTGGCTTGGAGATGTTTGGGTTGCAAAGGATGGTGGAAGAAATCCTGCTTATCAAGAGGCTGATGGACAACGGGTCATGAAGGAGTCTGAGATCACGGTCAAAATTGATCTTGGGCGTGGTTCCGCTGCGCAAACGATGTGGACATGCGATCTATCTCATGACTACGTCTCAATTAATGCGGACTACCGCTCATAA
- a CDS encoding (2Fe-2S)-binding protein — MGTTFNLNGKSVNFEGDPETPILWVLRDHLDVTSPKFGCGAALCGACTVHLDGSAIRSCSMPVSAAAGKNITTLEGLAPKMGSAIHEAWVEFDVPQCGYCQTGQMMSAADLLTRNKHPSSGDIKNALSGNICRCGTYARIEKAVKRAADKLA; from the coding sequence ATGGGCACTACTTTTAATCTCAACGGCAAATCAGTCAATTTTGAGGGTGATCCTGAAACTCCAATTTTGTGGGTCTTAAGAGATCATTTGGATGTGACTAGCCCCAAATTTGGCTGTGGTGCAGCTTTATGTGGGGCTTGTACGGTGCATTTAGATGGCAGCGCGATTCGCTCTTGTTCTATGCCCGTTTCTGCGGCAGCTGGAAAAAATATCACTACTCTAGAAGGCCTTGCGCCCAAAATGGGTAGCGCCATACATGAGGCATGGGTTGAGTTTGATGTACCCCAGTGTGGATATTGCCAAACAGGACAAATGATGTCGGCCGCAGATTTGCTGACTCGAAATAAACATCCCAGTTCTGGTGATATCAAAAATGCCCTCAGTGGCAATATTTGTCGTTGCGGTACTTATGCGCGAATTGAAAAAGCAGTTAAACGTGCTGCTGATAAATTGGCTTAA
- a CDS encoding xanthine dehydrogenase family protein molybdopterin-binding subunit: MKTNSVKSPSRRQFIQQSAATTGAFVLGMYLPLTSDAATNPASPTVVNAWVQITPDNQITLICARSEMGQDVYTSMPALLAEELNIPLSMVKVQIAGVAPVYINALLGGQITGGSSSVREAFDKLRTAGAATRSVLVQAAANRWSVPVSECKAMNGKVTHAGGKSATYGALAAEAATLPLPEKPVLKSPANFMVIGKESMRRLDTPAKVAGTAVFGIDVKIPGMAIASLAQCPVIGGTPTSVDSAEAMKVSGVIKVVQISDGVAVLAKNFYAARKGRDALKITWNEGLGSTISNAGMRKQLESGLAKPGAVIQAKGDATAALGNGKQLSAQYFMPYLAHSTMEPVNCSAVLADGKCTIIGPIQFQQGAQAVAAAATGLKPEDVTVETTFLGGGFGRKLELDFIRQAAEIAKVSGMPVKMLWTKEDDITHDFYRPMSVHQMDATLSTDGKISALKTKMVSQSVTARAFPAFVKDGNDPFMVEGSANLTYDIPNLEVRNVIEESGIRVGYWRSVSNTLNAFAVESFMDEAAKAAGKDPVAFRLSALSKQPRAAAVLKLAAQKSGYQAGSKRFGVAQMECYGTYSACVVELDPYAASTSVKKITFVSDCGIAIHPDQARAQLTGGILYGLGAALYDEITIEQGRVQQSNFNNYPSIRINQAPIVEVYLVPSQETPGGLGEVGVPLVAPALVNAIAAATGKRIRELPIKV; the protein is encoded by the coding sequence ATGAAAACGAATTCGGTAAAAAGCCCTTCACGTCGTCAATTTATTCAGCAGAGTGCAGCTACAACAGGCGCCTTTGTATTGGGCATGTACTTGCCTCTGACAAGCGATGCCGCAACCAATCCCGCAAGTCCTACCGTAGTAAATGCTTGGGTGCAAATAACGCCTGATAATCAGATCACACTCATTTGTGCTCGCTCTGAAATGGGTCAAGACGTGTATACCTCCATGCCTGCTTTGCTTGCTGAAGAATTAAATATTCCTTTATCCATGGTCAAGGTACAAATTGCTGGAGTCGCGCCGGTCTATATCAATGCCCTGTTGGGCGGCCAAATTACCGGTGGATCTTCATCCGTTCGCGAGGCCTTTGATAAATTGCGCACAGCTGGTGCCGCAACTCGAAGTGTATTAGTACAGGCGGCTGCTAATCGCTGGAGTGTTCCTGTATCTGAATGTAAGGCAATGAACGGTAAAGTGACTCACGCTGGCGGTAAATCAGCCACTTATGGAGCGCTGGCAGCTGAAGCAGCAACATTGCCGCTTCCTGAGAAACCAGTCCTTAAATCGCCAGCAAACTTTATGGTGATTGGCAAAGAGAGTATGCGGCGTTTGGATACGCCAGCAAAAGTTGCTGGCACTGCAGTTTTTGGTATTGACGTGAAGATTCCGGGGATGGCGATTGCGTCACTTGCTCAGTGTCCGGTGATTGGAGGCACTCCAACTAGCGTAGATAGTGCCGAAGCCATGAAAGTCTCAGGAGTGATTAAGGTAGTCCAAATCTCTGATGGTGTAGCGGTCTTAGCTAAAAACTTCTATGCCGCTCGCAAAGGTAGAGATGCTTTAAAGATCACCTGGAACGAAGGACTTGGGTCTACCATTAGTAATGCGGGTATGCGTAAGCAGCTTGAGTCTGGACTTGCAAAACCTGGGGCTGTGATTCAGGCGAAAGGTGATGCGACTGCTGCATTGGGCAATGGCAAGCAATTGAGTGCCCAGTACTTTATGCCCTACCTGGCGCACTCCACCATGGAGCCTGTGAACTGCTCCGCAGTGCTTGCAGATGGTAAGTGCACAATTATTGGTCCGATTCAGTTTCAACAAGGAGCTCAAGCAGTGGCAGCCGCCGCGACTGGCCTGAAGCCCGAGGATGTCACGGTAGAGACTACTTTCCTTGGCGGTGGTTTCGGGCGTAAGCTCGAGCTAGATTTTATTCGTCAAGCTGCTGAGATCGCCAAAGTATCAGGTATGCCGGTGAAGATGCTTTGGACTAAAGAAGACGATATTACACATGATTTTTACCGTCCAATGAGCGTTCATCAAATGGATGCAACCTTAAGTACGGATGGCAAGATTTCTGCATTGAAAACTAAAATGGTTTCTCAATCAGTAACAGCGAGAGCATTTCCAGCTTTTGTAAAAGATGGTAACGATCCTTTCATGGTGGAGGGTTCCGCAAATCTGACTTACGACATTCCGAACTTGGAAGTTCGTAATGTGATTGAAGAATCTGGAATTCGGGTGGGTTACTGGCGCTCTGTGAGTAATACTCTTAATGCCTTTGCTGTTGAGAGCTTTATGGATGAAGCTGCTAAAGCAGCTGGCAAGGACCCAGTAGCATTTAGACTGAGCGCTTTATCAAAGCAACCCAGGGCTGCCGCAGTCTTAAAGTTAGCCGCACAAAAATCGGGTTATCAAGCTGGTAGCAAGCGTTTTGGTGTAGCCCAGATGGAGTGCTATGGAACTTATTCTGCTTGTGTAGTTGAATTAGATCCCTATGCTGCAAGTACTTCAGTGAAAAAAATTACCTTTGTCTCTGATTGCGGAATTGCCATTCATCCTGATCAGGCGAGAGCTCAGCTCACAGGGGGTATTTTGTATGGATTGGGTGCCGCTCTCTATGATGAAATCACCATCGAGCAAGGCCGAGTTCAGCAGAGTAACTTTAATAACTACCCAAGCATCCGAATCAACCAAGCCCCGATCGTTGAGGTCTATCTGGTTCCAAGCCAGGAAACGCCGGGTGGTCTTGGCGAGGTTGGGGTACCCCTGGTTGCACCAGCTTTGGTCAATGCGATTGCGGCGGCAACTGGTAAGCGCATTCGGGAGTTACCGATTAAAGTCTAA
- the mutT gene encoding 8-oxo-dGTP diphosphatase MutT, with amino-acid sequence MTEINRPVTEVAAGILINQDGKYLLGQRPDGKPYAGYWEVPGGKIEAGETVFEALGRELQEELGIHIDSCEEFMVLEYDYPHAYVRLHVNIIRGWQGEPIGCEGQQLSWQDLLAEKPSVEPLLPAAWPMLEKLKLSLS; translated from the coding sequence ATGACTGAAATCAATCGTCCAGTAACTGAGGTTGCTGCCGGAATCTTGATTAATCAGGATGGTAAATATCTATTAGGTCAACGTCCAGATGGCAAGCCTTATGCTGGCTATTGGGAGGTTCCGGGCGGAAAAATAGAGGCTGGTGAAACTGTGTTTGAAGCTCTCGGACGAGAGCTTCAGGAAGAGCTTGGAATTCATATTGATTCTTGCGAAGAATTCATGGTTCTTGAATATGATTATCCACATGCTTATGTCAGACTTCACGTTAATATCATTAGGGGTTGGCAAGGAGAGCCGATAGGCTGCGAGGGGCAGCAACTCTCTTGGCAAGATCTGCTTGCTGAGAAACCCAGTGTTGAACCTTTATTGCCAGCCGCTTGGCCGATGCTAGAAAAACTGAAATTGAGTCTGAGTTAG
- the coaE gene encoding dephospho-CoA kinase (Dephospho-CoA kinase (CoaE) performs the final step in coenzyme A biosynthesis.), producing MNLSTLKGVAILVGLTGGIGSGKSAIAERLASYGAAIIDSDVIAHQVTSTGGSAIEPIREQFGTEFIQPDGALDRKKMRVLVFADPQSRKTLEAITHPLIRAKAIEEASLAIQNRVPYIVFVVPLLLESSEWFQHIDHIVVVDCPEVLQIKRVMERNGLTKAEVESILQAQASRAERLAQADTVIENMGSLEDLEPQVQLLHQKILQIRKR from the coding sequence GTGAATTTAAGCACCCTCAAGGGGGTCGCAATATTAGTCGGCCTAACTGGAGGCATTGGATCAGGAAAATCTGCCATTGCAGAGAGGCTAGCAAGTTATGGGGCTGCCATCATCGACTCGGACGTCATTGCACACCAAGTGACTAGCACCGGCGGGTCTGCAATTGAGCCTATTCGGGAGCAATTTGGTACTGAATTTATTCAGCCCGATGGCGCTTTAGACAGGAAAAAAATGCGGGTTTTAGTCTTCGCAGATCCACAGTCTAGAAAGACCTTAGAAGCGATTACCCACCCCCTGATTCGAGCTAAAGCAATTGAAGAGGCTAGCCTAGCTATCCAAAATCGGGTGCCGTATATCGTTTTTGTTGTTCCCCTGCTCTTAGAGTCTTCTGAGTGGTTTCAGCATATTGACCATATCGTGGTGGTAGATTGCCCTGAAGTGCTTCAGATCAAGCGGGTCATGGAGCGAAATGGCCTCACCAAAGCAGAGGTCGAAAGCATCCTCCAAGCTCAGGCAAGTCGAGCTGAGCGCTTAGCGCAAGCTGATACGGTCATCGAAAACATGGGTAGCCTAGAAGACCTTGAGCCTCAAGTCCAACTTTTGCATCAAAAAATCCTACAGATTCGTAAGCGCTAG
- a CDS encoding ATP-binding protein yields the protein MNDKLDRLLSHLETFLPKPLSDEQWKSTTAFRWRRRDSIFGSIGFLQPVKHVSDITFEDLQNIDRQRDAIRDNTKNFIQKKPANNILLTGARGTGKSSLIKASLHEFAAQGLRLVEVEKEHLADLADITDLLADRPERFIIFCDDLSFEDGESGYKAMKSALDGSVSAQVDNILIYATSNRRHLLPEYMKDNESYSHTDDGELHPGEVVEEKISLSERFGLWLSFYPPKQDEYLAIVAHWLQHFGLNAQQIEAARAEALVWALERGSRSGRVAWQFAKHWAGSHA from the coding sequence ATGAACGATAAACTTGATAGGCTACTGAGCCATTTAGAAACTTTTTTACCGAAGCCACTTTCTGATGAGCAATGGAAATCGACTACTGCGTTTAGATGGCGTCGGAGGGATAGTATTTTTGGAAGTATTGGTTTTTTACAGCCAGTCAAGCATGTCTCAGATATCACTTTCGAAGATCTCCAAAATATTGATCGCCAACGTGATGCTATTCGCGACAACACTAAAAACTTTATCCAAAAAAAGCCAGCCAATAATATTTTGTTGACAGGCGCACGAGGTACCGGCAAATCCTCATTGATTAAGGCAAGCTTGCATGAGTTTGCTGCGCAAGGCTTGCGCTTAGTGGAAGTCGAAAAAGAGCATTTAGCAGACTTGGCCGATATTACAGATCTCTTAGCAGATCGCCCTGAGCGTTTCATCATTTTTTGTGATGATCTTTCTTTCGAAGATGGTGAGTCAGGATATAAGGCCATGAAATCCGCCCTCGACGGATCGGTATCTGCTCAGGTCGATAACATTTTGATATATGCGACCTCTAATCGTCGCCATTTATTGCCTGAGTACATGAAAGACAATGAAAGTTACTCGCACACTGATGATGGTGAACTTCATCCTGGTGAAGTGGTTGAAGAAAAAATCTCTCTTTCAGAACGTTTTGGTTTGTGGCTCTCTTTTTATCCGCCAAAGCAAGATGAATATCTCGCCATCGTGGCACATTGGCTCCAACATTTTGGACTTAATGCTCAGCAAATTGAAGCAGCCCGAGCTGAAGCCCTGGTCTGGGCCCTAGAGCGGGGCTCACGCTCTGGTCGTGTTGCGTGGCAATTTGCGAAACACTGGGCTGGTTCGCACGCATAA
- the zapD gene encoding cell division protein ZapD yields MIVYEYPFNELVRSMLRLEYLFARFNHFLRSDDPELHHNAISILFDLGDIGARGDIKSLLLKEFERQKYSLNGLKSSQKVDQEALVQTITEIDAAASKINRSLGKPNAIITESEWLNAIRTRLNIPGGTSPIDLPSYHAWKNSPVDERRALLENYITPLLPWYEAGQLFLRLLRQSGEAKDVIGHNGSFQQAPSGKVYQLMRIALEDDSLYSEISANKYLLSIRFLKADRDKKAQLMNDDVPFRLTLCQF; encoded by the coding sequence GTGATTGTCTACGAATACCCCTTCAACGAATTAGTCCGGAGCATGCTTCGGCTAGAGTATTTGTTCGCCCGTTTTAACCATTTTTTACGATCAGATGATCCCGAACTTCATCACAACGCCATCTCCATTTTGTTTGACTTGGGTGATATCGGCGCCCGTGGAGATATTAAGTCTCTTTTATTAAAAGAATTTGAGCGTCAAAAATATTCGCTCAATGGCTTGAAGTCCTCGCAAAAAGTAGATCAAGAAGCTCTTGTACAAACAATTACTGAAATTGATGCTGCTGCATCCAAAATTAATCGTTCACTGGGCAAGCCAAATGCGATCATTACAGAAAGTGAATGGCTTAATGCAATTCGTACTCGCCTAAATATTCCAGGTGGCACCAGCCCGATTGATTTACCAAGCTACCATGCTTGGAAAAATAGTCCTGTCGATGAACGACGCGCCTTACTAGAAAATTACATTACTCCTTTATTGCCCTGGTATGAAGCGGGACAATTATTCTTGCGTCTATTGCGTCAGTCTGGAGAAGCGAAAGATGTGATTGGCCATAACGGCTCCTTTCAGCAAGCACCTTCAGGCAAGGTCTATCAATTGATGAGAATTGCCCTTGAGGACGACAGCCTTTATTCAGAGATTAGTGCAAATAAATATTTGTTATCGATTCGTTTTCTGAAAGCCGATCGAGATAAAAAAGCGCAACTCATGAACGATGATGTGCCCTTTAGGCTGACACTCTGTCAGTTCTAA
- the lpxC gene encoding UDP-3-O-acyl-N-acetylglucosamine deacetylase yields the protein MLKQRTIASPVKTVGIGLHSGRKATLTIKPAPVNTGIQFVRIDTPEQALVPATALAVCDTRLASVIQKDGVKVSTVEHLLSACAGLGLDNLLIEIDGEEVPIMDGSAASFLFLIESAGIAEQEAPRQFLVIKKIIEVREGDKLARLEPFFGFKLDFTIDFKHPAVDKTGQRFVVDFAEHAYRSEIGRARTFGFAHEVEALREMGLARGGSLDNAIVLDEHRILNNEELRYDDEFVRHKILDAIGDLYLIGHPIVGAYLAQKSGHALNNALLRKLLEDPSAFEIRSFAENNAPAAYSQENQPLFF from the coding sequence ATGTTGAAGCAGCGTACGATTGCCTCCCCAGTAAAAACCGTTGGAATTGGTTTGCACTCGGGGCGTAAAGCAACCCTGACCATTAAGCCTGCGCCGGTAAATACGGGTATTCAGTTTGTTCGTATCGATACTCCAGAGCAAGCGCTTGTGCCAGCAACTGCTCTGGCAGTATGTGATACCAGGCTTGCTTCAGTTATTCAAAAGGATGGCGTCAAAGTTTCCACAGTTGAGCATTTACTTTCTGCATGCGCTGGTTTGGGATTAGATAATTTATTGATTGAAATTGATGGTGAAGAAGTGCCCATCATGGATGGTAGCGCTGCCTCTTTTTTATTCTTGATTGAGTCCGCTGGTATTGCTGAGCAAGAAGCCCCCCGGCAATTCTTGGTAATCAAAAAAATCATTGAAGTTCGGGAGGGTGACAAACTGGCACGCCTTGAGCCTTTCTTTGGTTTTAAGTTAGATTTCACAATAGACTTTAAGCATCCTGCAGTCGATAAAACAGGTCAGCGATTTGTGGTTGATTTTGCTGAGCATGCTTATCGAAGTGAAATAGGGCGTGCACGAACTTTTGGATTTGCCCACGAAGTGGAAGCTTTAAGAGAGATGGGCTTAGCGCGTGGTGGTAGTTTAGATAATGCGATTGTGTTGGATGAGCATCGCATCTTAAATAATGAAGAATTACGCTACGACGATGAGTTCGTGCGCCATAAGATTTTGGATGCGATTGGTGATCTCTACTTAATTGGTCACCCAATTGTGGGAGCTTATCTCGCTCAGAAATCGGGCCATGCACTCAATAACGCGCTCTTACGAAAATTGCTGGAGGATCCAAGTGCCTTCGAAATTCGCTCTTTTGCAGAAAATAACGCTCCTGCAGCCTATTCCCAAGAAAATCAGCCTCTCTTTTTCTGA